A genome region from Streptomyces sp. S4.7 includes the following:
- the ndgR gene encoding IclR family transcriptional regulator NdgR, giving the protein MDNSSGVGVLDKAALVLSALESGPATLAGLVAATGLARPTAHRLAVALEHHRMVARDMQGRFILGPRLAELAAAAGEDRLLATAGPVLTHLRDVTGESAQLYRRQGDMRICVAAAERLSGLRDTVPVGSTLTMKAGSSAQILMAWEEPERLHRGLQGARFTATALSGVRRRGWAQSIGEREPGVASVSAPVRGPSNRVVAAVSVSGPIERLSRHPGRMHAQAIIDAAGRLSEALRRSS; this is encoded by the coding sequence ATGGACAACTCTAGCGGCGTCGGCGTTCTCGACAAGGCGGCTCTGGTACTGAGCGCCCTGGAGTCCGGTCCGGCCACCCTCGCCGGGCTGGTCGCTGCGACCGGGCTCGCACGGCCCACGGCACACCGGCTGGCCGTGGCCCTGGAACACCACCGGATGGTGGCGAGGGACATGCAGGGCCGGTTCATCCTCGGCCCGCGGCTCGCCGAGCTGGCGGCGGCGGCCGGTGAGGACCGCCTGCTGGCGACGGCCGGACCGGTGCTCACACATCTGCGCGACGTGACCGGGGAGAGCGCCCAGCTCTACCGGCGCCAGGGTGACATGCGGATCTGCGTGGCCGCCGCCGAGCGACTTTCCGGTCTGCGGGACACGGTGCCCGTGGGCTCCACGCTCACGATGAAGGCGGGCTCGTCCGCGCAGATCCTGATGGCCTGGGAGGAGCCGGAGCGGCTGCACCGCGGCCTCCAGGGGGCGCGGTTCACGGCGACGGCACTCTCGGGCGTACGGCGGCGGGGCTGGGCCCAGTCGATCGGTGAGCGCGAGCCGGGCGTGGCCTCGGTCTCGGCGCCGGTGCGCGGGCCGTCCAACCGGGTCGTCGCGGCGGTCTCGGTCTCCGGCCCGATCGAGCGGCTGAGCCGGCACCCGGGCCGGATGCACGCCCAGGCGATCATCGACGCGGCGGGGCGGCTGTCGGAGGCACTGCGCCGCAGCAGCTGA
- the gltX gene encoding glutamate--tRNA ligase, producing the protein MANATVRVRFCPSPTGNPHVGLVRTALFNWAFARHHGGTLVLRIEDTDAARDSEESYEQLLDSLRWLGLDWDEGPEVGGAHAPYRQSQRMDIYRDVAEQLLAAGHAYHCYCTTEELEVRRDAARAAGRPSGYDGHCRDLSAAQKAAYETEGRTSIVRFRMPDGPITFTDLVRGELTFTPENVPDYGIVRANGAPLYTLVNPVDDALMEITHVLRGEDLLSSTPRQIALYQALMGLGVAHFVPQFGHLPYVMGEGNKKLSKRDPQASLNLYRERGFLPDGLLNYLSLLGWSFSADQDVFSRAEMVGAFEITDVNANPARFDLKKAEAINADHIRQLDVKTFMEACAPWLRAPYASWAPEDFDQAAFEAIAPYAQTRVTVLSDITANVDFLFLAEPVEDEASWAKAMKGEPAALLTTARAKLADADWSSAESLKNAVLAAGEEHGLKLGKAQAPVRVAVTGRTVGLPLFESLEILGKERTLRRIDAALAKLAA; encoded by the coding sequence GTGGCTAACGCGACCGTCCGCGTACGTTTCTGTCCCTCGCCGACCGGCAACCCCCACGTGGGCCTGGTCCGCACCGCCCTCTTCAACTGGGCGTTCGCCCGCCACCACGGCGGCACCCTGGTCCTGCGCATCGAGGACACCGACGCCGCGCGCGACTCCGAGGAGTCGTACGAGCAGCTCCTCGACTCGCTGCGCTGGCTCGGCCTCGACTGGGACGAGGGCCCCGAGGTGGGCGGCGCGCACGCGCCGTACCGCCAGTCCCAGCGGATGGACATCTACCGGGACGTCGCCGAGCAGCTGCTCGCCGCCGGCCACGCGTACCACTGCTACTGCACCACCGAGGAGCTGGAGGTCCGCCGCGACGCCGCGCGCGCCGCCGGCCGCCCCTCCGGGTACGACGGCCACTGCCGCGACCTCAGCGCCGCGCAGAAGGCGGCGTACGAGACGGAGGGCCGCACCTCCATCGTCCGCTTCCGGATGCCCGACGGGCCGATCACCTTCACCGACCTGGTCCGCGGCGAGCTGACCTTCACGCCGGAGAACGTGCCCGACTACGGCATCGTCCGCGCCAACGGGGCGCCGCTCTACACGCTCGTCAACCCGGTCGACGACGCGCTGATGGAGATCACCCACGTCCTGCGCGGCGAGGACCTGCTCTCCTCGACCCCCCGTCAGATCGCGCTCTACCAGGCGCTGATGGGCCTCGGCGTGGCCCACTTCGTGCCGCAGTTCGGGCACCTGCCGTATGTGATGGGCGAGGGCAACAAGAAGCTCTCCAAGCGAGACCCGCAGGCCTCGCTGAACCTCTACCGCGAGCGCGGCTTCCTGCCCGACGGTCTGCTCAACTACCTGTCCCTGCTGGGCTGGTCGTTCTCCGCTGACCAGGACGTCTTCTCCCGCGCGGAGATGGTCGGGGCCTTCGAGATCACGGATGTCAACGCCAACCCGGCGCGCTTCGACCTGAAGAAGGCCGAGGCGATCAACGCCGACCACATCCGGCAGCTGGATGTGAAGACCTTCATGGAGGCGTGCGCCCCCTGGCTGCGGGCCCCGTACGCCAGCTGGGCTCCGGAGGACTTCGACCAGGCGGCCTTCGAGGCGATCGCCCCGTACGCGCAGACCCGTGTGACGGTCCTGTCGGACATCACGGCCAACGTGGACTTCCTGTTCCTCGCCGAGCCCGTCGAGGACGAGGCGTCCTGGGCGAAGGCGATGAAGGGCGAACCGGCGGCCCTGCTCACCACGGCCCGCGCGAAGCTCGCGGACGCGGACTGGTCGAGCGCCGAGTCGCTGAAGAACGCGGTCCTCGCGGCCGGCGAGGAGCACGGGCTCAAGCTCGGCAAGGCCCAGGCCCCGGTCCGCGTCGCTGTCACCGGCCGCACCGTGGGCCTGCCGCTCTTCGAGTCCCTGGAGATCCTGGGCAAGGAGCGCACGCTGCGGCGCATCGACGCCGCGCTCGCCAAGCTCGCGGCCTGA
- a CDS encoding lipoprotein, whose translation MLLVALVTGCSSDSDPGSDSGPGSGSDRKGADGADAAASPAHDASKTAEKGETIGAARSPCALPVSFALAAKWTAEAVESDAAADAALAELARQGPVEMACEIDAKPAGNIGYLRVWTADTTDSTPREVLEAFVAADKTAGDAEYQETKAGSLPAAEVGYTTTSEVLDESKKERALAVTTPKGVALIHLGGLDSGEHDAMLPAFELARKTLRAN comes from the coding sequence ATGCTGCTGGTCGCCCTGGTGACCGGGTGCTCGTCCGACTCGGACCCCGGCTCGGACTCGGGCCCCGGGTCCGGCTCCGACCGCAAGGGCGCCGACGGCGCGGACGCCGCCGCGTCGCCCGCCCACGACGCCTCGAAGACCGCCGAGAAGGGCGAGACGATCGGCGCCGCCAGATCCCCCTGCGCCCTGCCGGTGAGCTTCGCGCTGGCCGCGAAGTGGACGGCGGAAGCGGTCGAGAGCGACGCCGCAGCCGACGCCGCGCTCGCGGAGCTGGCCCGGCAGGGCCCGGTGGAGATGGCCTGTGAGATCGACGCGAAGCCGGCCGGCAACATCGGCTACCTCCGTGTCTGGACCGCGGACACCACCGACTCCACCCCGCGCGAGGTACTCGAAGCGTTCGTGGCGGCGGACAAGACGGCCGGCGACGCCGAGTACCAGGAGACGAAGGCCGGCTCCCTGCCCGCGGCGGAGGTGGGCTACACCACCACCAGCGAGGTGCTCGACGAGTCGAAGAAGGAACGGGCCCTGGCGGTCACCACCCCCAAGGGCGTGGCACTGATCCACCTCGGCGGCCTGGACAGCGGGGAACACGACGCCATGCTCCCGGCCTTCGAGCTGGCCAGGAAGACCCTGCGCGCGAACTGA
- a CDS encoding DUF742 domain-containing protein, protein MTPPPASHDPYGASVDASYGLEGDQPLVRPYAMTGGRTRPRYQLAIEALVSTTADPAHLAGLLPEHQRICHLCREVKSVAEVSALLSMPLGVARILVADLAEAGMVAIHQPGNGEAGGTPDVTLLERVLSGLRKL, encoded by the coding sequence ATGACCCCGCCACCCGCCTCTCACGATCCGTACGGCGCCTCAGTCGACGCGTCCTACGGACTTGAAGGCGATCAGCCGTTGGTACGTCCGTACGCCATGACCGGCGGCCGGACGCGGCCGCGGTACCAGCTCGCCATCGAGGCGCTGGTCAGCACGACGGCCGATCCGGCGCATCTCGCCGGGCTGCTCCCCGAGCACCAGCGGATCTGCCATCTCTGCCGTGAGGTGAAGTCCGTCGCCGAGGTGTCGGCGCTGTTGTCCATGCCACTCGGAGTGGCACGCATCCTCGTCGCCGACCTGGCCGAGGCAGGCATGGTGGCCATCCACCAGCCGGGTAACGGAGAGGCCGGCGGCACGCCGGATGTGACACTGCTCGAAAGGGTGCTCAGTGGACTTCGCAAGCTCTAG
- a CDS encoding HAD family hydrolase, whose amino-acid sequence MPIRAVVWDIDDTLFDYTTADRAGMRLHLAAEGLAGRFGTVERALAHWREITDVHWLRFADGETTFQGQRRDRVRQFLGTEALDDTDADAWFDRYVAHYESAWKLFPDALPVLDSLAPDYRQAALSNSSLHNQDRKLRALGVRDYFETVLCAAELGVSKPAAAAFHAACDALELDPAEVVYVGNEPDIDAGGATAAGLAGVWLDRGRLGGRPELVTINDLNRLPALLRGDTRFGAPSPIG is encoded by the coding sequence ATGCCGATCCGCGCCGTCGTCTGGGACATCGACGACACCCTCTTCGACTACACCACCGCCGACCGCGCCGGTATGCGGCTGCATCTCGCGGCCGAAGGGCTCGCCGGCCGCTTCGGCACCGTCGAGCGGGCCCTGGCGCACTGGCGTGAGATCACCGATGTCCACTGGCTTCGGTTCGCCGACGGGGAGACGACCTTCCAAGGACAGCGACGGGACCGCGTCAGGCAGTTCCTCGGTACGGAGGCGCTCGACGACACCGACGCCGACGCCTGGTTCGACCGCTACGTCGCACACTACGAGTCCGCCTGGAAGCTCTTTCCCGACGCCCTTCCCGTGCTGGACTCGCTGGCCCCCGACTACCGTCAGGCCGCGCTCTCCAATTCGAGCCTCCACAACCAGGACCGCAAGCTCCGTGCCCTCGGCGTACGGGACTACTTCGAGACGGTCCTGTGCGCCGCCGAACTCGGTGTCTCCAAGCCCGCCGCCGCCGCCTTCCACGCGGCCTGCGACGCCCTGGAACTCGACCCGGCCGAGGTCGTCTACGTGGGGAACGAACCGGACATCGACGCCGGCGGCGCCACTGCCGCCGGACTGGCCGGAGTCTGGCTCGACCGGGGGCGGCTCGGCGGGCGCCCCGAGCTCGTGACGATCAACGATCTGAACCGCCTGCCCGCCCTGCTGCGCGGTGATACTCGTTTTGGAGCGCCGTCCCCCATCGGGTAA
- a CDS encoding roadblock/LC7 domain-containing protein, whose protein sequence is MSQAAQNLNWLITNFVDNTPGVSHTVVVSADGLLLAMSEGFPRDRADQLAAVASGLTSLTAGASRIFEGGPVTQTVVEMDRGFLFLMSVSDGSSLAVLAHPDCDIGLVGYEMALLVDRAGTVLTPDLRAELQGSLLH, encoded by the coding sequence ATGAGCCAGGCGGCGCAGAACCTGAACTGGTTGATCACCAACTTTGTGGACAACACCCCCGGGGTGTCCCACACAGTGGTCGTATCCGCCGACGGCCTGCTGCTGGCCATGTCCGAAGGCTTCCCGCGCGACCGTGCCGATCAACTCGCGGCCGTCGCCTCCGGGCTGACCTCGCTGACCGCAGGGGCGTCCCGGATCTTCGAGGGCGGGCCTGTGACCCAGACCGTCGTCGAGATGGATCGCGGGTTCCTCTTCCTCATGTCCGTCTCCGACGGTTCCTCACTGGCGGTGCTCGCACACCCCGACTGCGACATCGGCCTGGTCGGCTACGAGATGGCCCTCCTGGTCGACCGGGCGGGGACGGTGCTGACACCGGACCTGCGCGCCGAGCTCCAGGGGAGCCTGCTGCACTGA
- a CDS encoding MerR family transcriptional regulator, translating into MRMAELSERSGIPTATIKYYLREGLLRPGHRVTATQSTYDDGHLRRLRLVRALIQVGRMSVATAREVLTAIEDESIDHHRRLGAAIRALPGDGAPEAAFDAGELDEETESARRRAEELFAELGWTQAAEVGASEAAYRVLVGAIAGLSRTGYPCELADLLPYGRLADRLGVTDIDMVERYGDPYEQVEAAVALTVLYEPVLLSLRRLAEAEESNRRYSPGN; encoded by the coding sequence ATGCGCATGGCGGAGCTGAGCGAACGCAGTGGGATACCCACCGCCACGATCAAGTACTACCTGCGGGAGGGGCTGCTCAGGCCGGGCCACCGGGTCACCGCGACGCAGTCCACGTACGACGACGGGCATCTGCGCCGGCTACGCCTCGTGCGTGCGCTGATCCAGGTGGGCCGGATGTCGGTCGCCACGGCGCGTGAGGTGCTGACCGCCATCGAGGACGAGTCCATCGACCACCACAGGCGCCTGGGCGCCGCGATCAGGGCGCTACCGGGCGACGGGGCACCGGAGGCCGCGTTCGACGCCGGCGAACTGGACGAGGAGACGGAGTCCGCGCGGCGCCGGGCCGAGGAGCTGTTCGCCGAGCTGGGCTGGACGCAGGCAGCCGAGGTCGGGGCCTCGGAGGCGGCGTACCGCGTCCTGGTCGGCGCGATCGCCGGGCTGTCCAGGACCGGTTATCCGTGCGAGCTCGCGGACCTGCTGCCGTACGGGCGGCTCGCCGACCGGCTCGGCGTCACCGACATCGACATGGTGGAGCGGTACGGGGACCCGTACGAGCAGGTGGAGGCAGCGGTCGCGCTCACCGTGCTGTACGAACCGGTGCTGCTCAGCCTGCGCCGACTGGCGGAGGCCGAGGAGTCCAACCGGCGCTACAGTCCGGGGAATTGA
- a CDS encoding fumarylacetoacetate hydrolase family protein — MRIARFSIDGNVAFGAVEEDGTGGTAAGLVLDIIKGIPYADFELSGTKVPLSKVRLLPPVLPNKVVGVGRNYAAHAAELGNEVPESPVVFFKPTTSVIGSGDDVEYPSFSEDLHYEAELAVVIGRMCREVPRERVKDVILGFTCANDVTARDTQKRENQWARAKGFDTSCPLGPWVETSIGLPAVADGLAVQCTVNGEQRQLGSTSDMVRSVEDLVVHITEAMTLLPGDVILTGTPAGVGPLSVGDEVAVTIEGIGTLTNKVIKRG, encoded by the coding sequence GTGCGCATCGCCAGATTCTCCATCGACGGCAATGTCGCCTTCGGCGCGGTCGAGGAGGACGGCACCGGCGGTACGGCCGCCGGCCTCGTCCTCGACATCATCAAGGGCATTCCGTACGCCGACTTCGAGCTCTCCGGCACCAAGGTCCCGCTGAGCAAGGTCCGCCTGCTCCCGCCCGTGCTCCCCAACAAGGTCGTGGGCGTCGGCCGCAACTACGCGGCCCACGCGGCGGAGCTCGGCAACGAGGTGCCCGAATCGCCGGTCGTCTTCTTCAAGCCGACCACCTCGGTCATCGGCTCCGGCGACGACGTCGAGTACCCCTCGTTCTCCGAGGACCTTCACTACGAGGCCGAACTGGCCGTGGTCATCGGCCGGATGTGCCGCGAGGTGCCCCGCGAGCGCGTCAAGGACGTCATCCTCGGGTTCACCTGCGCCAACGACGTCACCGCGCGCGACACCCAGAAGCGTGAGAACCAGTGGGCCCGCGCCAAGGGCTTCGACACCTCCTGCCCGCTCGGCCCCTGGGTGGAGACCTCCATCGGCCTGCCGGCCGTCGCCGACGGCCTCGCCGTCCAGTGCACCGTCAACGGCGAACAGCGCCAGCTCGGCAGCACGAGTGACATGGTCCGCTCCGTGGAGGACCTCGTCGTCCACATCACCGAGGCCATGACGCTGCTGCCCGGCGACGTCATCCTCACGGGCACCCCCGCGGGGGTCGGCCCCCTCAGCGTCGGCGACGAGGTCGCCGTCACCATCGAAGGCATCGGCACTCTCACCAACAAGGTGATCAAGCGTGGCTAA
- a CDS encoding DUF4188 domain-containing protein → MGAKVIEGRLTADAEGDVVVFVIGMRINNFRALRSWWPVFTAMPRMLKELSRDKESGLIGFQPLLGFPRVLYVVQYWDSKEKLLAYASAPDGEHRPAWAAFNRRLRAGKGKVGFWHETYVVPAGSYENVYINMPAFGLAAATAAVPVGRRGERAADRLAS, encoded by the coding sequence ATGGGTGCGAAGGTGATCGAAGGGCGGCTGACCGCGGACGCCGAGGGCGACGTCGTCGTCTTCGTCATCGGGATGCGGATCAACAACTTCCGCGCCCTGCGCAGCTGGTGGCCGGTGTTCACGGCCATGCCGAGAATGCTCAAGGAGCTGTCGCGGGACAAGGAGAGCGGACTCATCGGCTTCCAGCCGCTGCTGGGCTTCCCCCGGGTGCTCTACGTCGTCCAGTACTGGGACTCGAAGGAGAAGCTGCTCGCGTACGCCTCCGCGCCGGACGGCGAGCACCGCCCCGCGTGGGCGGCGTTCAATCGCCGCCTCCGCGCCGGCAAGGGCAAGGTGGGCTTCTGGCACGAGACGTACGTGGTCCCGGCCGGCTCGTACGAGAACGTCTACATCAACATGCCGGCCTTCGGCCTCGCCGCGGCCACGGCGGCGGTCCCGGTCGGCCGCCGCGGCGAGCGCGCGGCCGACCGCCTCGCCTCGTGA
- a CDS encoding nitrate- and nitrite sensing domain-containing protein → MQGRFKRDSSAAAEQEPRGGTDRGSSPQHTQNPGPGQAGEGGDRGAKSGAAPGGDTPNPAPKSASTDAGSRIALRNWRISTRLVALLTLPVVAATTLGGLRINESMNDMQQLEHMQLLTKMTKEATSLAAALQAERDESAGPLTNGANPKDFKVQDRRTKTDRAKKAFLGATVDIGNTDGDQALESIRANVSQIATQVNKIQEIRKDAYDTEATHSLTVDAYSGLIDSLLSLSQDMAQATSNPDMIKRTRALAAFSSAKEYASIQRAIIASALPASPKEKGDLNENDRLYGLAAATKGDNALASFDALYESMGGNAEELTAPLSGKGNPEINAADEYADRVLGISGGLEGRPNRSYLDWTDQASAKINAMNIIEQTLLGEMENKARQLREKSQQDALINGALILVVLGVSLVGAFVVARSMIRSLRRLQETATKVAQDRLPELVKQLSEADPQDVDTSVKSVGVHSRDEIGKVAAAFDDVHREAVRLAAEQALLRGNVNAMFTNLSRRSQGLIQRQLSLISELESREADPDQLSSLFKLDHLATRMRRNGENLLVLAGEEPGRRWTRPVPLVDVLRAAASEVEQYERIELASVPTTEVAGRVVNDLVHLLAELLENATSFSSPQTKVRVTGHALPDGRVLVEIHDTGIGLSPEDLAAINERLASPPTVDVSVSRRMGLFVVGRLSLRHGIRIQLRPSDSGGTTALVMLPVDVANGGKKMPPRPGAGAQNGAGGQGPAGQGGLGGGQQSGIAAGLAGGAAGAGRLATPPSRGQVGAGTGPRAALPARNGAQSGLPTRPQQSGPPQDPQRQGSGQGSDQPSLFGTSPREQGAPGRPGGQGGPGPSGPVPQAGGRLARPGQSLSSPNGRGGPGNRDRGGFPQGANASAGGPPPVDRGRQLPPPGGPRAELPGGNPQPPQRPQRPGTTSWGGQQPPAPQRFSPDAPRGHEEPETTGQFAVPSAGQGPGSTAEFQRPDFDGPRPDLNTLNTGADGAGGGNGFGDTGSHQLPNSGDVNGGWQDQGQGSTAQFPRPDFNAPRPPAPGAAPGSPGVDLFGQTPPPGQGRPGTDQNQAQGRPAFGQNGPNGADFGQNGPNGADFDAPRPPVGELPQQPQPEALPPAGPGDGRTPLFDTLETNWFHGQQNGGSGRPDQPEGPEQRPAPPQYSPEGLPDRPASSPPPMPQRQPANGNANGNGAVTSSWRTSPNDELVRQAERVKKPAAGGITTSGLPRRVPRANLVPGTAQEQSNQTGPQVSRAPDDVRGRLTNLRRGIQQGRQAGGRTADSSTTGSFNLGPSHQQER, encoded by the coding sequence GTGCAGGGACGTTTCAAGAGGGATAGCAGCGCTGCGGCGGAGCAGGAGCCCCGCGGCGGAACCGACCGCGGCTCCTCGCCCCAGCACACCCAGAACCCGGGCCCGGGTCAGGCCGGCGAGGGTGGCGACCGGGGCGCCAAGTCCGGTGCGGCACCTGGTGGCGACACCCCGAACCCCGCCCCCAAGTCGGCGTCGACCGACGCGGGTTCGCGAATAGCGCTGCGCAACTGGCGCATCAGTACCCGTCTGGTGGCACTGCTCACCCTGCCGGTGGTCGCGGCCACCACGCTGGGCGGACTGCGTATCAACGAGTCCATGAACGACATGCAGCAGCTGGAGCACATGCAGCTGCTGACCAAGATGACCAAGGAGGCGACCAGCCTCGCCGCCGCGCTCCAGGCGGAGCGTGACGAGTCGGCAGGTCCGCTCACCAACGGCGCGAACCCCAAGGACTTCAAGGTCCAGGACCGCCGCACCAAGACGGACCGCGCCAAGAAGGCCTTCCTCGGCGCCACTGTCGACATCGGGAACACCGACGGCGACCAGGCGCTGGAGTCGATCCGCGCCAACGTCAGCCAGATCGCGACCCAGGTCAACAAGATCCAGGAAATCCGCAAGGACGCGTACGACACGGAAGCCACGCACTCCCTGACGGTCGACGCGTACAGCGGTCTCATCGACTCGCTGCTGAGCCTCTCGCAGGACATGGCGCAGGCGACCAGCAACCCGGACATGATCAAGCGCACCCGCGCCCTGGCGGCCTTCTCCTCCGCCAAGGAGTACGCGTCGATCCAGCGCGCGATCATCGCCTCCGCGCTGCCCGCCTCTCCCAAGGAGAAGGGCGATCTCAACGAGAACGACCGGCTCTACGGTCTGGCGGCGGCCACCAAGGGCGACAACGCCCTCGCCTCCTTCGACGCCCTGTACGAGTCGATGGGCGGCAACGCCGAGGAGCTGACGGCACCGCTCAGCGGCAAGGGCAACCCCGAGATCAACGCGGCCGACGAGTACGCGGACCGGGTGCTCGGTATCTCCGGCGGTCTGGAGGGGCGGCCGAACCGCTCGTACCTGGACTGGACCGACCAGGCGTCCGCCAAGATCAACGCGATGAACATCATCGAGCAGACGCTGCTGGGTGAGATGGAGAACAAGGCGCGTCAGCTGCGCGAGAAGTCGCAGCAGGACGCGCTGATCAACGGTGCGCTGATCCTCGTGGTGCTCGGCGTCTCGCTCGTCGGCGCCTTCGTCGTCGCCCGCTCCATGATCCGCTCGCTGCGGCGCCTCCAGGAGACGGCCACCAAGGTCGCCCAGGACCGGCTGCCCGAGCTGGTCAAGCAGCTCTCCGAGGCCGACCCGCAGGACGTGGACACCTCCGTCAAGTCCGTCGGTGTGCACTCCAGGGACGAGATCGGCAAGGTCGCCGCGGCGTTCGACGACGTGCACCGCGAGGCGGTCCGGCTGGCCGCCGAGCAGGCGCTGCTGCGGGGCAACGTCAACGCGATGTTCACCAACCTCTCGCGCCGCAGCCAGGGCCTGATCCAGCGTCAGCTGTCGCTGATCTCCGAGCTCGAATCCCGTGAGGCCGACCCGGACCAGCTGTCCTCTCTGTTCAAGCTGGACCACCTCGCGACCCGTATGCGCCGAAACGGTGAGAACCTGCTGGTCCTCGCCGGTGAGGAGCCGGGCCGTCGCTGGACGCGCCCCGTCCCGCTTGTCGACGTGCTCCGTGCCGCGGCCTCCGAGGTGGAGCAGTACGAGCGGATCGAACTGGCCTCGGTGCCCACGACCGAGGTCGCCGGCCGCGTCGTCAACGACCTCGTGCACCTGCTCGCCGAGCTGCTGGAGAACGCGACGTCGTTCTCCTCGCCGCAGACCAAGGTCCGCGTCACCGGCCACGCGCTGCCCGACGGGCGTGTGCTCGTCGAGATCCACGACACCGGCATCGGCCTCTCCCCCGAGGACCTGGCCGCGATCAACGAACGGCTCGCCTCGCCGCCCACCGTGGACGTCTCGGTGTCGCGCCGCATGGGTCTGTTCGTGGTCGGCCGGCTCTCCCTGCGCCACGGCATCAGGATCCAGCTGCGCCCCTCCGACTCCGGCGGCACGACCGCGCTGGTCATGCTGCCCGTCGATGTCGCCAACGGCGGCAAGAAGATGCCGCCGCGCCCCGGCGCCGGCGCGCAGAACGGTGCGGGCGGACAGGGGCCCGCAGGACAGGGCGGCCTCGGCGGCGGCCAGCAGTCCGGCATCGCCGCCGGGCTCGCGGGCGGTGCGGCCGGAGCGGGTCGTCTCGCCACCCCGCCCTCCCGCGGCCAGGTCGGCGCCGGTACGGGGCCCCGCGCCGCGCTGCCGGCCAGGAACGGGGCGCAGAGCGGCCTGCCCACCCGGCCGCAGCAGTCCGGTCCGCCGCAGGATCCGCAGCGTCAGGGCTCCGGGCAGGGTTCGGATCAGCCGAGCCTGTTCGGTACGAGCCCCCGCGAACAGGGCGCACCGGGCCGTCCGGGCGGCCAGGGCGGTCCCGGTCCCTCGGGTCCCGTTCCGCAGGCCGGCGGCCGGCTCGCCCGGCCCGGTCAGAGCCTTTCCAGCCCGAACGGACGCGGCGGCCCCGGCAACCGCGACCGCGGCGGGTTCCCGCAGGGTGCCAACGCCTCGGCCGGTGGACCTCCGCCGGTCGACCGCGGCCGTCAGCTGCCGCCGCCCGGCGGTCCGCGCGCCGAGCTGCCCGGGGGCAACCCGCAGCCGCCGCAGCGCCCGCAGCGTCCCGGCACCACGAGCTGGGGCGGCCAACAGCCGCCCGCGCCGCAGCGGTTCTCGCCGGACGCCCCGCGCGGCCACGAGGAGCCGGAGACCACCGGTCAGTTCGCCGTGCCGTCGGCGGGGCAGGGTCCCGGCTCCACGGCCGAGTTCCAGCGTCCCGACTTCGACGGTCCGCGACCGGACCTGAACACCCTGAACACCGGCGCCGACGGCGCCGGCGGTGGCAACGGATTCGGTGACACCGGATCCCACCAGCTGCCCAACTCGGGCGACGTCAATGGCGGTTGGCAGGACCAGGGACAGGGCTCCACGGCCCAGTTCCCCCGGCCGGACTTCAACGCGCCCCGTCCCCCGGCGCCGGGGGCCGCGCCCGGCTCACCCGGCGTCGACCTCTTCGGTCAGACCCCGCCGCCCGGACAGGGCCGCCCGGGCACCGACCAGAACCAGGCGCAGGGCCGCCCCGCATTCGGCCAGAACGGCCCGAACGGTGCGGATTTCGGTCAGAACGGCCCGAACGGCGCCGACTTCGACGCCCCGCGCCCGCCTGTCGGCGAGCTCCCCCAGCAGCCGCAGCCGGAGGCACTGCCCCCGGCCGGGCCGGGCGACGGCCGTACGCCGTTGTTCGACACGCTGGAGACGAACTGGTTCCACGGGCAGCAGAACGGCGGCTCCGGCCGTCCGGATCAGCCCGAGGGACCGGAGCAGCGCCCGGCGCCCCCGCAGTACTCCCCGGAGGGGCTGCCGGACCGACCGGCGTCCTCTCCTCCCCCGATGCCGCAACGGCAGCCCGCGAACGGCAACGCGAACGGCAACGGCGCCGTCACGTCCTCCTGGCGCACGTCACCCAATGACGAGCTGGTACGCCAGGCCGAGCGGGTAAAGAAGCCCGCCGCGGGCGGAATCACCACCTCAGGCCTGCCCCGTCGGGTCCCGCGTGCCAACCTGGTGCCGGGAACCGCGCAGGAGCAGAGCAATCAGACCGGTCCGCAGGTCTCGCGTGCGCCGGACGACGTACGCGGCCGGCTGACCAACCTTCGCCGGGGCATTCAGCAAGGTCGTCAGGCCGGCGGCCGTACCGCCGACAGCTCGACGACCGGCAGTTTCAACCTCGGCCCCTCTCACCAGCAGGAGCGTTAG